From the genome of Saccopteryx bilineata isolate mSacBil1 chromosome 6, mSacBil1_pri_phased_curated, whole genome shotgun sequence, one region includes:
- the KCNK15 gene encoding potassium channel subfamily K member 15, which produces MRQQSVRTAALVLCILSYLLVGAAVFDALESEAESGRQRLLAQKRSELRRKYGFSAEDYRELERLALQSEPHRAGRQWKFAGSFYFAITVITTIGYGHAAPGTDSGKVFCMFYALLGIPLTLVTFQSLGERLNALVRRLLLAAKRCLGLRRPRVSTENMVVAGLLVCAATLALGAAAFAHFEGWTFFHAYYYCFITLTTIGFGDFVALQSDEALQRKPPYVAFSFLYILLGLTVIGAFLNLVVLRFLAASTNAPEHAARRASPCRQGAPESRGPALPCLLARLGSSSVSYRIHQLEMWARDNLGFSPPASPGAMGGGGGAGRPPARRKSI; this is translated from the exons ATGAGGCAGCAGAGCGTGCGCACCGCCGCGCTGGTCCTGTGCATTCTGTCCTACCTGCTGGTGGGCGCCGCCGTCTTCGACGCGCTCGAGTCCGAGGCGGAGAGTGGCCGCCAGCGGCTGCTGGCTCAGAAGCGGAGCGAGCTCCGGAGGAAGTACGGCTTTTCCGCCGAAGACTACCGCGAGCTGGAGCGCCTGGCGCTGCAGTCCGAGCCGCACCGCGCTGGCCGCCAGTGGAAGTTCGCCGGCTCCTTCTACTTCGCCATCACCGTCATCACCACCATCG GGTATGGCCACGCCGCGCCAGGCACGGACTCCGGAAAGGTCTTCTGCATGTTCTATGCGCTCTTGGGCATTCCCCTGACGCTGGTCACCTTCCAGAGCCTGGGCGAGCGGCTGAATGCGCTGGTGCGGCGCCTCCTGCTGGCGGCCAAGCGCTGCCTGGGCCTGCGGCGGCCGCGCGTGTCCACCGAGAACATGGTGGTGGCCGGGCTGCTGGTGTGCGCGGCCACCCTGGCCCTCGGGGCCGCCGCCTTCGCGCACTTCGAGGGCTGGACCTTCTTCCACGCCTACTATTACTGCTTCATCACCCTCACCACCATCGGCTTTGGTGACTTCGTGGCGCTGCAGAGCGACGAGGCGCTGCAGAGGAAGCCCCCCTACGTGGCCTTCAGTTTCCTCTACATCCTTTTGGGGCTCACGGTTATCGGCGCCTTCCTCAACCTCGTGGTCCTGCGCTTCCTGGCTGCCAGCACCAACGCGCCCGAGCACGCTGCCCGCCGCGCCAGCCCGTGCCGCCAGGGGGCGCCCGAGAGCcgcggccctgccctgccctgcctcctggcGCGCCTCGGCAGCTCCTCCGTCTCCTACCGCATCCACCAGCTGGAGATGTGGGCCCGCGACAATCTGGGCTTCTCGCCCCCTGCGAGCCCTGGCGCTATGGGTGGCGGCGGCGGGGCAGGTAGACCCCCGGCTCGGCGGAAGTCCATCTGA